Part of the Lentisphaera araneosa HTCC2155 genome is shown below.
TGCAAGATGTGCTCATCAAAGCTTGGAAAGCTCTACCCGAGTTGATATGATCGCCAACGCGGCAAATTCCGCTCTTGGCTCAGTCTTGTCACCAGCAATGCAGCACGTTCTTATTTTCGAGTTCACAACCGTCATTCCGCCCTGTTTGTCAATGAAGATTCAGATCAAAAAGTCGATGCTGAGATTGAAAAAATCAGTCTGGCCGAGTGGAAAAAGTTTATCGCTGAAAAAGCTTGGGCCACGGTTAGCCCCCAAATTAACGATACCCTACGTCAATGTTTTGAGTTGATTTCAGCAGGTATTGATATGCACGAAGTCGGTGAACAACTTTCCATCCCGTACAATACTGTATGTGTTTATAAAAAGCGCGTCATCAATAAAATTGCCAAAGAAATTGCCGAACTCGAAGAACAGTTGGGTTAACTTAAACGCGCTTCTAAAAAATAAAGAGTCTTAATAATTATACATATTCTTCGCTTTCATTTGTGTCATTTGCTGAGCGGCCACATGACCATCTGTGAACAGTAAATTTGCTTTTTTGTCTCCCACATGACGAAAACGCAAACCAGTGGTGACATCCCTTACATCGTCGTAGGGCTGAAGAACATCATTGGGATTATAGAGGTGCTGCTCAGTAACATAGGCCCAGGGTTGTTCGATAAAAGGGTAGGATGTATTGGTAGGCGCCCACCACATGCCTGCATCACCCACCGTAACGGCAGCTGAAGGCTCTGATAAATCGTTGATTTTCAACCGGAATTCAGGCGAAACAAAATCCGTGTGCTTAAATATATTTTTATTGGAAGCATAATTTAAAGATACGACCCCTTTGGAGTGACTTACCGAAGGACAAAGTTTAAAAGCCGAATTATCTGCTCCATTCATATATGAATAC
Proteins encoded:
- a CDS encoding type II secretion system protein is translated as MKQQRFTLIELLVVVAIIGILVSLLLPVLSKAREQARAASCKNNLKQFGIATFMYTDDEKDYLPASFTTDREYWYVTLYSYMNGADNSAFKLCPSVSHSKGVVSLNYASNKNIFKHTDFVSPEFRLKINDLSEPSAAVTVGDAGMWWAPTNTSYPFIEQPWAYVTEQHLYNPNDVLQPYDDVRDVTTGLRFRHVGDKKANLLFTDGHVAAQQMTQMKAKNMYNY